Proteins encoded together in one Vibrio lentus window:
- a CDS encoding GNAT family N-acetyltransferase, with protein sequence MKNTMKFRQHDSSEIEAITQLFTQTFTDSEGENEGKTVGKLANDLLTTTDPTELLCFVAEDDSIESDSTIVGAIIFTPLSFNDETKAYLLSPVAVSTQVQKRGIGQQLINFGLQTLKEQGVELAVTYGDPSYYSKVGFEPITVEQIPAPFELSYPHGWLAQSLIGSEIKVASQQSSCVEGLAYAEYW encoded by the coding sequence GTGAAGAACACTATGAAATTTAGACAACATGATTCAAGCGAGATCGAAGCGATCACTCAACTTTTTACTCAAACCTTTACCGATTCAGAAGGCGAGAACGAGGGTAAAACAGTAGGTAAGCTTGCGAACGATCTTTTAACGACCACAGATCCAACAGAGCTACTTTGCTTTGTTGCGGAAGATGATTCTATTGAATCTGACAGCACGATTGTGGGTGCGATTATTTTTACTCCGCTTTCATTTAACGATGAAACCAAGGCGTATTTGCTCTCACCAGTCGCGGTGAGCACTCAGGTTCAAAAGCGCGGTATTGGCCAACAGCTGATTAACTTCGGCTTACAGACTCTAAAAGAGCAAGGTGTTGAGCTTGCAGTGACGTATGGTGATCCTAGCTACTATTCAAAAGTCGGCTTTGAACCAATCACTGTCGAACAAATCCCAGCGCCATTTGAGTTGAGCTACCCACATGGTTGGCTAGCTCAATCATTGATTGGCAGTGAGATTAAAGTGGCGAGTCAACAGTCGAGTTGTGTTGAAGGTTTGGCTTACGCAGAATACTGGTAA
- a CDS encoding carboxymuconolactone decarboxylase family protein, protein MSNFKIHSVESAPEKSQPILEGAKKQMGRVPGLFGVLAESPNTLKAYTQLHQAFSDSSFDAEELTVVWQTINVEHECHYCVPAHTGIAHSMKVDPAITEALRNRTAMPTEKLQALHDFTLSMVRKRGNVSESEMTAFFEAGYGQQQVLEVILGLSQKVISNYVNRVAETPVDKVFEQFAWQG, encoded by the coding sequence ATGAGCAACTTCAAAATTCATTCAGTAGAATCAGCGCCAGAGAAAAGCCAACCTATTCTTGAAGGTGCTAAAAAGCAGATGGGCAGAGTACCGGGTCTTTTCGGTGTGTTGGCTGAATCTCCAAACACACTTAAGGCTTACACTCAGCTTCATCAGGCGTTTAGTGACTCATCTTTTGATGCCGAGGAGCTTACCGTTGTTTGGCAAACCATTAACGTTGAACATGAGTGTCACTACTGCGTACCTGCACACACTGGCATTGCGCACTCAATGAAGGTTGATCCTGCGATCACTGAAGCACTGCGTAATCGCACAGCCATGCCAACTGAGAAGTTGCAAGCACTGCACGACTTCACGCTAAGCATGGTTCGTAAACGTGGCAATGTGTCTGAAAGTGAAATGACAGCATTCTTTGAGGCGGGTTATGGTCAACAACAAGTGTTAGAAGTGATTCTTGGCCTGTCTCAGAAAGTGATCAGTAACTATGTAAACCGTGTTGCTGAAACGCCAGTAGACAAGGTGTTCGAACAGTTTGCTTGGCAAGGTTAA
- a CDS encoding MalY/PatB family protein — translation MNSFDNTINRRNTGSVKWDFMEQKLGLEGSDLLPMWVSDYDFQAPQQVLDRLAQDIAHGIFGYSERQDDYYQVVIDWFKNQHNTEIKKEWITTIHGVLPGIAMALQMLTQENDQIVIQSPGYGSFRKIIELNDRRVLNNPLIESDGHYQLDFAHLEDCFASGAKALIFCNPHNPTGRAWNEQEITQVAELCRKHDVWLISDEIWSDLTLTPNVFHSTLSLPSSLTDKLIVATAASKTFGLSSLRISNFIIPNSELKEQFVRRLDAHGMDCFNSLSMSAATTAYQECETWLMGLKHYLQDNIETLHGFLKAELPHIRFTKPEATYLAWLNCRAMKLSDAELEQQLIAAGIVPSMGCAFGEEGSGFIRLNLGCPAEVLADALVRLKVALAVDK, via the coding sequence ATGAATTCTTTCGACAATACGATTAACCGCCGAAATACAGGGTCGGTAAAGTGGGACTTTATGGAGCAGAAGCTAGGATTGGAAGGATCTGACTTGCTGCCAATGTGGGTATCAGACTACGATTTCCAAGCTCCTCAGCAAGTGCTCGACCGTTTAGCTCAAGATATCGCTCATGGTATTTTTGGGTACTCAGAACGTCAGGATGACTATTACCAAGTTGTGATTGATTGGTTTAAAAACCAACATAACACTGAAATAAAAAAAGAGTGGATAACCACGATACATGGTGTGTTACCGGGTATCGCAATGGCGCTGCAAATGCTCACTCAAGAGAATGACCAGATCGTTATTCAAAGCCCAGGCTACGGTTCATTTCGTAAGATCATCGAACTAAATGACCGCAGAGTTTTGAACAACCCGTTGATTGAATCTGATGGTCACTACCAGCTTGATTTTGCTCACTTGGAAGACTGCTTTGCCAGTGGTGCAAAGGCATTGATCTTCTGTAATCCTCACAACCCAACAGGCAGAGCATGGAACGAGCAAGAGATAACGCAAGTTGCAGAGCTGTGTAGAAAACACGATGTATGGCTGATCAGTGATGAAATTTGGAGTGACCTAACGCTAACACCTAATGTATTCCATTCGACGTTAAGCTTGCCAAGTTCGCTAACCGACAAACTTATTGTGGCGACCGCGGCCAGTAAAACGTTTGGTTTGTCATCATTAAGAATCTCAAACTTCATCATTCCAAATTCGGAGTTGAAGGAGCAGTTTGTTCGCCGTTTGGATGCGCATGGCATGGATTGCTTCAACAGCCTATCCATGTCTGCGGCGACCACGGCGTATCAAGAGTGTGAAACTTGGTTGATGGGCTTAAAACACTATCTGCAAGACAACATCGAAACGCTGCATGGATTCTTGAAAGCAGAACTACCTCATATTCGTTTCACTAAACCCGAAGCGACGTATCTTGCATGGCTAAATTGCCGTGCAATGAAACTAAGCGATGCAGAGCTTGAGCAACAACTCATTGCAGCCGGTATTGTACCGAGTATGGGTTGTGCCTTTGGCGAAGAAGGTTCAGGGTTTATTCGATTGAATCTAGGGTGCCCTGCAGAAGTATTAGCAGACGCTTTGGTACGACTAAAAGTAGCATTAGCTGTAGATAAGTAA
- the nhaC gene encoding Na+/H+ antiporter NhaC: protein MNNSKPLPSFGLALAPIAVMFALLAIGYGVLGLRIEVLLLISAAFTACIAWKMGYNWDDIINAIVEKLAKAMPVILILVSVGGLIASWMISGTIPYMVYWGLKVISAEYILIAAFFVTSVVSVCTGTSWGSAGTVGVALMGVAAGLDVSLAAAAGAVVSGAYFGDKISPLSDSTNFAPVVSGTTLYEHIQHMLYTTLPGFVIASVVFFFAGQSADISTVGEPEKVTQILAGLDSLYNFNILLIIPPVMILWGALTKKPVLPLMLGASALAIVLGMVLQGFSLQQGFQAYVDGFNVALFEAKGTAIDGLIPDVSKLLNRGGLFSMMSTILLVFCAFSFAGVLSLTGALNVVLGRFLHMIHSTGQLIASTVIATITVVFTTSDGKLALLIPGELFQNAYRKMGLDTKNLSRTIEDAGTIIEPLVPWTAAGIYMASTLGVATLDYLPWAIQCYTGVVFALIYGFTGFGIARAKPEQSEDSAETSLAHSTK from the coding sequence ATGAATAACTCAAAGCCTCTACCATCGTTCGGATTAGCATTAGCACCTATAGCCGTTATGTTTGCGCTGCTTGCTATTGGATACGGTGTTTTAGGACTTCGCATTGAAGTTCTGCTACTCATTTCCGCGGCTTTCACAGCATGCATTGCTTGGAAGATGGGCTACAACTGGGATGACATCATCAACGCAATTGTTGAGAAACTCGCAAAAGCGATGCCTGTTATTTTGATATTGGTTTCAGTGGGCGGCCTTATCGCGAGCTGGATGATCAGTGGCACCATCCCTTACATGGTTTACTGGGGACTTAAAGTCATCAGTGCTGAATACATACTCATTGCTGCCTTTTTTGTTACTTCTGTTGTCTCTGTATGTACTGGTACTTCTTGGGGATCTGCGGGTACCGTTGGTGTTGCACTGATGGGTGTTGCGGCAGGTTTAGATGTATCACTGGCTGCTGCTGCCGGCGCCGTTGTTTCTGGCGCATATTTTGGCGATAAGATCTCGCCTCTTTCAGACTCAACCAACTTTGCACCTGTCGTTTCAGGCACTACCTTATACGAACACATTCAACACATGCTTTACACAACGCTACCGGGCTTTGTGATTGCTTCTGTTGTCTTTTTCTTCGCAGGCCAAAGTGCCGATATCAGCACGGTTGGCGAGCCAGAAAAAGTGACTCAAATTCTTGCTGGGCTAGATAGCCTTTATAACTTCAACATTCTTCTGATTATCCCACCAGTAATGATTCTTTGGGGTGCATTAACCAAAAAGCCTGTTCTGCCACTGATGCTAGGTGCGTCTGCCCTTGCGATTGTATTAGGTATGGTTCTACAAGGTTTCTCTCTACAACAAGGTTTCCAAGCTTATGTCGACGGCTTCAATGTCGCTCTGTTTGAAGCGAAAGGTACAGCGATTGACGGCCTAATCCCTGATGTATCTAAGCTGCTAAACCGTGGTGGTTTGTTCTCAATGATGAGCACCATCCTATTGGTTTTCTGTGCGTTCTCTTTTGCAGGTGTTTTAAGCCTAACCGGTGCATTGAATGTGGTACTAGGTCGTTTCTTACATATGATTCACTCAACAGGACAGCTTATCGCATCAACAGTGATCGCGACGATTACCGTAGTTTTCACGACATCAGATGGCAAACTCGCACTTCTTATTCCAGGTGAATTGTTCCAAAACGCTTACCGTAAAATGGGGCTAGATACTAAAAACCTATCAAGAACCATCGAAGACGCAGGCACGATTATTGAGCCACTGGTTCCTTGGACAGCTGCGGGTATTTACATGGCAAGCACACTAGGTGTAGCGACGCTAGATTACCTACCTTGGGCAATCCAATGTTACACCGGTGTCGTTTTCGCTCTGATTTATGGCTTCACTGGGTTTGGTATTGCACGTGCAAAACCAGAACAGTCAGAAGACTCCGCAGAAACTTCTCTAGCTCACAGCACTAAGTAA
- a CDS encoding LacI family DNA-binding transcriptional regulator yields MATIKDVAALAGVSTATVSRVMNRTCYVEPITLERVERAIKELNYHRDARATALASRSSNTLGLLTGNLADPFFALVAKSVEEVARTNGYQLVVVSGGHNAQREKEGLDFLISQGCEAMVIHSKMLDDVTLLRYSSQLPAMVLLNRTIAQISNRSVWVDNKLGSQVSVQHLIALGHRKIAYVSSDLPIQDRTDRLQGYQEAMKAANIEIKSNWIINQNFSESGGEAAGDILVNQCPEVTAAVTFNDVMAAGLMTSLQDQGISVPNDISVIGFDDVLLARYLYPRLTTMHNPIDEMSTYAANLAIKLKAAGYAPPKQHKFEATLVERQTVKSIKH; encoded by the coding sequence GTGGCAACTATCAAAGATGTAGCAGCACTTGCCGGAGTTTCAACAGCAACCGTTTCACGAGTAATGAACCGTACCTGCTATGTCGAACCTATCACGTTGGAGCGCGTAGAACGTGCAATCAAAGAACTCAATTACCACCGAGATGCACGTGCCACGGCTTTAGCAAGTCGAAGTAGCAACACGTTAGGCTTATTGACGGGCAACTTAGCTGACCCTTTCTTTGCGCTTGTTGCCAAGAGCGTTGAAGAAGTCGCGAGAACAAACGGATACCAGCTGGTTGTGGTGAGTGGCGGGCACAATGCTCAGCGAGAGAAAGAAGGCCTCGACTTCCTAATCAGCCAAGGCTGTGAGGCAATGGTGATTCACTCGAAAATGCTCGATGATGTGACCTTACTTCGCTACTCCTCTCAACTGCCAGCAATGGTGCTACTCAATCGCACTATTGCTCAGATATCAAATCGCTCAGTGTGGGTAGACAACAAACTCGGATCTCAAGTCTCGGTGCAACATTTGATTGCACTCGGACATCGAAAAATTGCCTATGTCTCGAGCGACCTTCCAATCCAAGATAGAACAGACCGTTTGCAAGGCTACCAAGAAGCCATGAAAGCGGCCAATATCGAAATAAAATCAAACTGGATCATCAACCAAAACTTTAGTGAATCAGGTGGTGAAGCGGCAGGTGATATCTTGGTAAACCAATGCCCAGAGGTCACAGCCGCCGTCACCTTTAATGATGTTATGGCAGCCGGATTAATGACGAGCTTACAAGATCAAGGTATCTCGGTTCCCAACGATATTTCAGTCATCGGTTTTGATGATGTTTTACTCGCTCGCTACCTTTACCCTCGGTTAACCACCATGCACAATCCTATCGACGAGATGTCGACTTATGCGGCTAACCTTGCCATTAAACTTAAAGCCGCAGGATACGCGCCTCCCAAACAACATAAATTCGAAGCGACACTGGTTGAAAGGCAGACAGTTAAGTCAATCAAGCACTAA
- a CDS encoding PLP-dependent aminotransferase family protein, producing MEAELSGNKYLATEQHIKAQIDKGLFHPDDRLPSIRQLSEQLGVSKNTVIRAYQELEATGWVYSVPKSGYRVKAPNTTSWDAPSQPQKVDLLSVTKSVLSRPKGRLKLLAGSAHPNINNPAIRSLYAEIGRHSRLQTQLPGYYQLPPGDEQLVKQLLKITHDLGVPAGSKEIAITHGAQQAISLALRALTKPGDIVAVESPCYFGNLLLLESLGLQALEIPSSVSHGIDIPSLQSALDKWEVKTLLLTPNFTNPTGSRMPLANRKALLEITGSLPIIEDDVFGSLAFDTPIASLKELDDQDRVIYVNSLSKTLDSRLRIGWLLSGRYQPLVEKYLLCDNMGSSNLMQSAVGQFLTTGKYRSHLSKMKRLYQTNQKQFQSLLIQALDSYPHLVGRYHLSKPEGSFLNWITLPESVDSYAVYQDCLKHKLGILPGTVFGTHDQYKHCLRFTVANIEESKEWKEGVVMLARIIAKHTC from the coding sequence GTGGAAGCAGAACTCAGCGGCAATAAATATCTTGCTACCGAACAACATATTAAGGCTCAGATTGATAAAGGGCTTTTTCATCCAGACGATCGCCTTCCCTCAATTCGTCAACTAAGCGAACAGCTTGGCGTGAGCAAGAACACCGTGATTCGCGCCTATCAAGAATTGGAAGCGACAGGCTGGGTGTACTCGGTTCCCAAGTCGGGTTATCGCGTCAAAGCACCGAACACCACAAGTTGGGATGCGCCCAGCCAGCCTCAAAAAGTCGACCTCTTGTCTGTCACCAAATCTGTACTCTCTCGTCCGAAAGGTCGCTTGAAGCTACTTGCTGGTTCTGCACACCCGAACATCAACAATCCTGCGATTCGTAGCTTGTACGCTGAAATCGGTCGCCATAGTCGTTTGCAAACTCAGTTGCCCGGTTATTACCAACTTCCCCCCGGCGACGAACAATTAGTAAAGCAATTGTTAAAGATCACCCATGATCTAGGTGTTCCCGCGGGATCGAAAGAGATTGCGATTACTCACGGTGCTCAACAGGCAATCAGTTTGGCTTTACGTGCACTCACCAAACCGGGTGACATCGTGGCCGTAGAGTCACCGTGTTACTTCGGTAATTTACTTTTACTCGAATCACTTGGTTTACAAGCCCTAGAAATACCAAGCAGTGTTAGTCACGGAATCGATATTCCATCACTACAGAGTGCGTTGGACAAATGGGAAGTGAAGACTCTACTTCTGACGCCAAATTTTACCAATCCAACCGGCTCACGGATGCCATTGGCTAATCGAAAGGCGTTACTGGAGATCACAGGATCTTTGCCGATTATCGAAGACGATGTATTCGGTAGCTTGGCATTCGATACACCAATCGCGAGCCTCAAAGAGCTTGATGATCAAGATAGAGTCATCTACGTCAACTCACTGTCTAAAACCTTAGACTCACGCTTGCGAATCGGTTGGTTACTGTCGGGGCGCTATCAACCCTTAGTCGAGAAGTATCTACTATGCGACAACATGGGCAGTTCCAACCTGATGCAATCAGCGGTTGGGCAATTTCTCACAACGGGCAAATACCGCAGTCATTTATCCAAGATGAAACGGCTCTATCAAACCAATCAAAAACAGTTTCAAAGCCTGTTAATACAAGCTCTGGATAGCTACCCGCACCTTGTTGGTCGCTACCATTTGTCAAAGCCGGAAGGCTCATTTCTCAACTGGATAACACTGCCAGAATCGGTCGACAGCTATGCCGTCTATCAAGATTGCTTGAAACACAAATTAGGCATCTTACCCGGCACAGTATTTGGCACACACGACCAATACAAACACTGCTTGCGTTTCACCGTAGCAAACATAGAAGAGAGCAAAGAGTGGAAAGAAGGCGTGGTGATGTTGGCTCGGATAATCGCCAAACATACGTGCTAA
- the tnpA gene encoding IS200/IS605 family transposase, whose protein sequence is MGDYRSSSHVYWRCKYHIVWTPKYRYKILKDKVGKELYRSIYILCNMKDCEVLELNVQPDHVHLVVIIPPKLSVSSLLGVLKGRTAIRLFNRFPHIRKKLWGNHFWARGYFVDTVGVNEEVIRRYVRHQDKQDIEYEQQLQLLKN, encoded by the coding sequence ATGGGCGATTACAGAAGTTCATCACATGTCTATTGGCGTTGCAAATACCATATAGTTTGGACTCCAAAGTACAGATATAAGATTTTGAAAGATAAGGTAGGAAAGGAGCTTTATCGTTCAATCTATATTTTGTGCAATATGAAAGACTGCGAAGTTTTAGAATTAAATGTTCAACCAGATCATGTTCATCTTGTTGTCATTATTCCTCCCAAGTTATCAGTATCGAGTTTGTTAGGAGTTTTAAAAGGCCGAACAGCAATTCGACTTTTCAATAGATTCCCACATATACGTAAGAAATTATGGGGAAATCACTTTTGGGCTAGAGGGTATTTTGTAGATACGGTCGGTGTGAATGAAGAAGTCATTCGGCGATATGTACGACACCAAGATAAGCAGGACATAGAGTATGAACAACAATTACAGTTATTGAAGAACTGA
- a CDS encoding DMT family transporter, with amino-acid sequence MLIKMIPFVFVILWSSGFVGARLGVEYAEPATLLSLRMVANVALFLVLITILKRRIPRGRAFFHACVVGILIHGFYLGGTYLAIDMGMPAGLSSLLVGLQPILTALIMISCTSQRFNFAQWLGLVLGFAGISLVLMGNIEWQSDDQKGLATLLCLVSLVGITVGTLYQKRFCKGTDMVGGAMVQYLASAALFLPFAMRYETMQVNWTLEFTLTLAWLVIVLSCIAILLLLYMVEHGASSSVASVFYLVPPTTAIQAWLIFGESFDIYGAMGFALSAAAVYLVVRKPELIKFRQQTALNRSR; translated from the coding sequence ATGCTGATTAAAATGATTCCGTTCGTGTTTGTAATATTGTGGTCGTCAGGCTTTGTTGGCGCACGCCTTGGCGTGGAATACGCCGAACCCGCAACATTGCTTTCACTTAGGATGGTGGCCAACGTGGCGCTGTTCTTAGTTTTAATTACCATTCTTAAACGTCGTATCCCTCGTGGTCGCGCATTCTTTCATGCTTGTGTGGTCGGAATTTTGATTCATGGTTTCTACCTTGGTGGCACTTATCTTGCGATTGATATGGGTATGCCCGCTGGGTTGAGTTCGCTACTTGTTGGCTTACAACCGATTCTGACGGCCTTGATTATGATCAGCTGTACTTCACAGCGTTTTAATTTCGCACAATGGCTGGGCTTAGTGCTTGGTTTTGCTGGAATTAGCTTGGTATTGATGGGCAATATTGAATGGCAGTCTGACGACCAAAAAGGCTTGGCAACGTTATTATGTTTGGTTTCTTTGGTGGGTATTACGGTCGGTACTTTGTATCAGAAGCGCTTTTGTAAAGGCACAGATATGGTAGGTGGCGCGATGGTTCAATATTTGGCATCGGCGGCATTGTTCCTTCCTTTTGCTATGCGTTACGAAACCATGCAAGTGAACTGGACTCTCGAATTCACGCTAACCCTTGCTTGGTTAGTGATTGTTCTATCGTGTATCGCCATCTTATTGTTGCTTTACATGGTAGAGCACGGCGCTTCTTCAAGTGTTGCATCTGTGTTTTACTTGGTTCCACCGACGACTGCAATTCAAGCGTGGCTTATCTTTGGTGAGTCGTTCGACATCTATGGTGCAATGGGCTTTGCGTTGTCTGCCGCCGCGGTTTATCTGGTAGTGAGGAAACCTGAACTGATTAAGTTTCGACAACAAACGGCTTTAAATAGATCGCGCTAA
- a CDS encoding TetR/AcrR family transcriptional regulator encodes MARVSAEEIQRKRKMYDECILNLFLTEGWDAVTYDRIAKEMGITKSSLQRYYANKMQFAYALEGQVFQQATKLLDFTDRDSFLDSWKQSLNDNQIFRECLHIIMTNALAPVSAAATTKAVTRLTGVLANNIGKVEAQDTVDLALGRSLISYMNNKL; translated from the coding sequence ATGGCAAGGGTCAGTGCTGAAGAGATACAACGTAAGCGAAAGATGTACGATGAATGCATCCTCAACCTGTTTTTGACAGAAGGTTGGGATGCAGTGACCTATGATCGAATTGCCAAAGAAATGGGGATAACCAAGTCATCTCTACAACGTTATTACGCTAATAAGATGCAATTTGCCTATGCGTTAGAAGGGCAAGTATTCCAGCAAGCAACTAAGTTGTTGGACTTTACTGACAGGGATTCTTTTCTCGATTCATGGAAGCAGTCGCTGAATGATAATCAGATTTTCCGTGAATGCCTGCATATTATTATGACCAATGCATTAGCACCTGTTTCTGCTGCAGCGACTACAAAAGCGGTGACTCGTCTAACTGGTGTACTCGCGAATAATATCGGTAAAGTGGAAGCACAAGATACGGTGGATCTAGCCTTAGGTCGTAGTCTTATTTCGTATATGAACAATAAGTTATAG
- a CDS encoding TMEM43 family protein, with protein MTDHDSSNSEEPSFDTNEDMYSESQCYDGDGQEYSVIKERTWSQRVKASISDLGFGVFLISFALFILYANEHRSDHREKVLKQGEKAAISIASDQRDWNNNQKLVHTHGLATTKDTLVDPEFGIKAVGIHLKRRVQVYQWKESRRTYMQKLSDGTEKEVTTYTYRKVWSERLRDSTVFKQKQYRNPESVAFKTTIYNAENMRFGGFEFPYELSRMMSRYVGIKADSDLLVGEQVYGHVTKDKQGYYIGSDPDAPNIGDMKVTFHIVEPAVVSIVAQQIEDGFRAWNTKNGPLSLLQYGVKTKDEMFEKAHSENTFATWALRLGGFVFMWAGFFLLLRPIIVVASVIPVIGTVIGGGMALISFSLAALGTLITVIVV; from the coding sequence ATGACTGACCATGATAGCTCCAATAGCGAAGAGCCAAGCTTTGACACTAATGAGGATATGTATTCCGAATCACAATGCTATGACGGTGATGGACAAGAGTATTCGGTAATCAAAGAACGAACCTGGAGCCAAAGAGTGAAGGCTTCTATTAGTGATTTGGGTTTTGGTGTATTTCTGATTTCTTTTGCTCTATTTATTCTATATGCCAATGAGCATCGTTCTGACCATCGTGAAAAAGTGCTTAAGCAAGGAGAGAAAGCCGCTATTTCTATTGCATCTGATCAGCGTGATTGGAACAACAATCAGAAGTTGGTTCATACTCATGGTTTAGCTACTACAAAGGACACCTTGGTGGACCCCGAATTCGGTATTAAAGCCGTTGGTATCCATTTAAAACGAAGAGTTCAGGTGTATCAATGGAAAGAGTCTCGTCGAACTTACATGCAAAAATTGTCTGATGGGACAGAGAAAGAAGTTACAACTTACACTTATCGCAAGGTTTGGTCAGAACGTTTGCGAGACTCGACGGTTTTTAAGCAAAAACAGTATCGTAATCCTGAATCAGTGGCTTTCAAAACCACAATTTATAATGCTGAGAATATGCGTTTTGGTGGTTTCGAATTTCCGTATGAGCTCTCTCGTATGATGAGTCGATACGTGGGAATTAAGGCTGATTCAGACTTGTTGGTTGGTGAGCAAGTATATGGTCACGTAACTAAAGATAAACAAGGGTACTACATAGGTAGTGATCCGGATGCACCAAATATCGGAGATATGAAGGTCACTTTTCATATTGTTGAGCCTGCAGTCGTCTCCATTGTGGCTCAGCAGATTGAGGACGGGTTTCGTGCTTGGAATACTAAAAATGGCCCATTGAGTTTGCTGCAATATGGTGTGAAAACTAAAGATGAGATGTTTGAAAAGGCTCATAGCGAAAACACGTTTGCGACTTGGGCGTTGCGTTTGGGAGGGTTTGTGTTTATGTGGGCGGGCTTTTTTCTATTACTGCGCCCCATTATTGTAGTAGCTAGCGTCATTCCTGTCATCGGTACCGTAATAGGTGGTGGAATGGCTCTGATTTCGTTTAGCCTAGCGGCTTTAGGCACCTTAATTACGGTTATCGTTGTGTAA
- a CDS encoding DUF3010 family protein: protein MKICGVEIKGNDAIICLLSLSDGVFNIPDCRVSKVAIGDANDTQNMKDFQFSFAKLMEDYQVDKVVIRQRQTKGKFAGGGFGFKLEAAIQLIDGLDVTVVSPADIKESLKRNPLMMKFKETGLKQYQEAPFTTAYACLMQR from the coding sequence ATGAAAATTTGTGGCGTTGAAATCAAAGGTAATGATGCAATCATTTGTCTACTTTCTCTTTCTGATGGCGTATTTAACATTCCTGATTGTCGCGTTTCAAAAGTCGCAATTGGCGATGCAAACGACACGCAAAACATGAAAGATTTTCAATTCTCTTTCGCAAAACTGATGGAAGATTACCAAGTAGATAAAGTGGTCATTCGTCAGCGCCAAACTAAAGGCAAATTTGCTGGCGGCGGCTTCGGCTTCAAACTAGAAGCAGCAATTCAGTTGATCGATGGCCTAGATGTAACGGTTGTGTCACCAGCTGACATCAAAGAAAGCCTTAAGCGCAACCCTCTTATGATGAAGTTCAAAGAGACTGGCCTTAAGCAATACCAAGAAGCACCGTTTACAACGGCATACGCTTGCTTAATGCAACGCTAA